TAAGAGAAGTTAGTTACAAAAGTGGTTATTAAGTTAGTTAGCTTTCTGTTAATGAATCTGTTAAAGTCTGTTAGTAAGTTACTGTTAAAAGTAACAGAAATCAAAAGTGTATAGCTGTAATTATGAATCTATATATATCGTAAacatttgtaattatttttcacTTAATGagaatttcattttctttcagaATCTATTATGGTATCAAAGCAATTTCTCTGAAATTTTCTAAGCAATCAAGCAATTTGCAGAATTCATAATCTTTTCTTTACTTAACAATTACTTCAAATCAAAGCAAAGCAAGTCTTAAATCTTCCACaacaaaattgaatttattcCAGATTTTATTATCTCTTTTTCTTGACTTTTGGTTAGTTTGTCCTTgatctttttaagttttttgtgTTCTTGAATCATATGTGATCAAAATATGAGTTTTGATCTTCCTTCAAGTCCTTTTTATTTGCATTCAAATGAGAATCCATCTATGATTCTTATTTCTTCATTACTAAATGGTCCAAATTTCCATTCTTGGTACAGATCAATGAGAATGAGTTTATTGATTaagaataaattgaaatttgtaGATGGTAGTATCCCTGTTCCATCAAAGAATGATCAGATATACCCAGTTTGGGAGCGTTGTAATACTATGATTTTATCATGGATTATACATTCTTTATCACCTTCAATTGCTCAAAGCATTTTTTGGATTGAAAATGCTTTAGATGTCTGGACAGATTTAGCAAACAGGTTTTCTCAAACTGATACTCTAAGGATGTCAGATTTGCAAGATGAAATTTAtggttttaaacaaaataatatgtcagtgaataattattttactcaGTTAAAAATCTTATGGGATGAATATCTCAATTTGAGACCAATTCCAGTTTGTTCTTGTAACCCTCAGTGTCATTGTGATGCATTAAAGAAAGTAAAAGATTTTCAAGAAAGAAATTATGCAATGAGGTTTCTGAAAGGTCTTAATGAAAATTTTTCAGTTATTAAAACTCAAGTATTGATGATGGATCCTTTACCTA
This region of Mercurialis annua linkage group LG1-X, ddMerAnnu1.2, whole genome shotgun sequence genomic DNA includes:
- the LOC126673524 gene encoding uncharacterized protein LOC126673524; this encodes MSFDLPSSPFYLHSNENPSMILISSLLNGPNFHSWYRSMRMSLLIKNKLKFVDGSIPVPSKNDQIYPVWERCNTMILSWIIHSLSPSIAQSIFWIENALDVWTDLANRFSQTDTLRMSDLQDEIYGFKQNNMSVNNYFTQLKILWDEYLNLRPIPVCSCNPQCHCDALKKVKDFQERNYAMRFLKGLNENFSVIKTQVLMMDPLPKINRVFSLAAQHERQIAFNVGSLQILEPSVFTAQSNSSFQRNNSPYRPPNSNFNFYKPPVTNLNTGSNFRPQGGQKRFYSLPNNGKPMCSFCGMPGYSVDICDRKHGFPPGYKSRYRPQSFVNQVGEVQPQPINS